In a genomic window of Occallatibacter riparius:
- a CDS encoding S41 family peptidase, giving the protein MLRLSQSTGTRIPLILTIVSLCASFAIAHAETPAIPDTPAGHTLQAFLDAFNTGEHDRIAAYVKQYDPKNNADGLTSFSSQTGGFNFISVVESTPGRLTFRVHGRGDNIDAYGALQLASVTPPQVKVLSIRAIPPGATIDDIQLDEALRQKTIDAISKQLTDHYVYADVAAKMVQAIHDHQQHGDYKSITNGNDFADALSRDLKAVSNDKHLFVGYDPFRMPEQSGPAAASHEPDPAEKARFRTMLEHQNCTFSKVEILNHNVGYIKFDAFPPPEFCGPTVVAAMGFVANADALIFDLRENHGGDPSMVEFMVSFLFGEPTHINDLAARDTNETHQYWTLPWVPGQRFLDKPVYVLTSHGTFSGGEEFTFDLKTQKRATIIGEATGGGAHPVKGLPAGDHFTIGVPFARPINPVTKGDWEGTGIEPDVKVSAAEALTTAEKMAAEKLANPTKSK; this is encoded by the coding sequence ATGCTCCGACTGTCTCAGTCAACAGGCACACGCATTCCCCTCATTCTCACAATTGTTTCGTTATGCGCGAGTTTTGCGATAGCACACGCAGAAACTCCGGCTATTCCCGACACGCCCGCCGGTCACACCCTGCAGGCGTTTCTTGACGCATTCAACACAGGCGAGCACGATCGCATCGCCGCCTACGTTAAGCAATACGATCCTAAGAACAATGCCGACGGACTGACTTCATTCAGCAGCCAGACTGGAGGCTTCAATTTCATCTCGGTCGTCGAAAGCACGCCCGGCCGCCTTACTTTCCGCGTACACGGGCGCGGAGACAACATCGATGCCTACGGAGCTCTGCAACTCGCGAGTGTCACGCCGCCGCAGGTTAAGGTGTTAAGCATCCGCGCCATCCCGCCCGGCGCGACCATCGACGACATCCAGCTCGACGAAGCGCTCCGGCAAAAGACGATCGACGCCATCAGCAAACAGCTTACCGATCATTACGTATACGCTGACGTTGCCGCGAAGATGGTTCAGGCCATTCACGACCATCAGCAGCATGGTGATTACAAGTCCATCACCAACGGCAATGACTTCGCCGACGCGCTCAGCCGCGACCTGAAAGCGGTCAGCAACGATAAGCATCTGTTTGTTGGATACGATCCCTTCCGGATGCCCGAGCAGAGCGGCCCGGCGGCAGCTTCACACGAACCAGACCCTGCGGAGAAAGCGCGTTTCCGCACCATGCTCGAGCATCAGAACTGCACATTTTCCAAGGTCGAAATCCTGAACCACAACGTCGGCTACATCAAGTTCGACGCCTTTCCACCACCGGAATTCTGCGGACCCACTGTCGTCGCCGCCATGGGCTTTGTTGCGAACGCAGATGCACTGATCTTCGACCTGCGCGAGAATCATGGAGGCGATCCCAGCATGGTTGAATTCATGGTGTCGTTTCTTTTCGGCGAACCTACCCACATCAACGATCTCGCCGCCCGCGACACCAATGAGACGCACCAGTACTGGACGCTTCCCTGGGTTCCCGGCCAGCGCTTTCTCGACAAGCCGGTCTATGTCCTCACCTCGCACGGAACTTTCTCTGGAGGCGAGGAGTTTACCTTCGACCTGAAAACGCAGAAGCGGGCCACCATCATCGGAGAAGCTACCGGAGGAGGCGCTCATCCGGTGAAAGGCCTGCCTGCTGGAGACCACTTCACCATTGGCGTTCCTTTCGCACGGCCTATTAACCCTGTTACGAAGGGCGATTGGGAAGGGACTGGAATTGAGCCCGACGTGAAAGTAAGCGCGGCCGAAGCCCTGACCACTGCGGAGAAAATGGCTGCCGAGAAACTGGCAAATCCCACCAAGAGCAAATAA
- a CDS encoding Gfo/Idh/MocA family protein translates to MRVAVAGTGAFGRNHLRVYRELQQADAGVELAAAVEPDPGRAAGVEAQYSIPVFATVEELLKSGPRIDAASVAVPTIHHHAVAAQLLDAGLDVLVEKPICATLSEADDLVARAEKASRILQVGHLERFNPAVMAVQPRLKRPMFFEAHRLSVFTPRSLDVDVVLDLMIHDLDIVLTFANSPVREVRAVGLPILSPKVDIANVRVEFESGCVANFTASRVSTERVRKLRFFEPRQYVSIDYARRELLVIRIDDQPSAEVPPQLAAAAVEYLATGRFDTAMLQQLFFSGQIPAPLLAQFGEAKGDPEKIRAFAKSLAEPPAASGPAPGLSFAKPEVTPGEPLRLEIESFLDSVRTRREPRVTARQGRSALALALEIQNTMAAHAHRAGLADFYFPA, encoded by the coding sequence TTGCGTGTCGCGGTCGCGGGCACCGGGGCCTTCGGGCGCAACCATCTTCGTGTCTACCGCGAGCTGCAGCAGGCCGATGCAGGCGTTGAGTTGGCCGCAGCCGTCGAGCCCGACCCAGGCCGCGCCGCTGGGGTCGAAGCGCAGTACAGCATCCCAGTCTTCGCCACCGTCGAAGAGCTCCTCAAGAGCGGTCCGCGGATCGATGCCGCGTCGGTCGCCGTGCCCACCATTCATCACCACGCCGTAGCCGCGCAGTTGCTCGATGCGGGTCTCGATGTGCTGGTTGAAAAACCCATCTGCGCTACCCTCTCCGAGGCCGACGATCTCGTCGCACGCGCCGAAAAGGCTTCACGCATCCTGCAAGTCGGCCATCTCGAGCGCTTCAATCCAGCCGTTATGGCCGTTCAGCCTCGACTGAAGCGCCCCATGTTTTTCGAGGCGCACCGGCTCAGTGTCTTCACTCCCCGCTCCCTGGATGTCGACGTGGTGCTTGACCTGATGATCCACGACCTCGATATCGTCCTCACCTTCGCCAATTCTCCGGTGCGTGAGGTCCGCGCCGTCGGCCTGCCTATCCTCTCACCCAAGGTCGACATCGCGAACGTGCGCGTCGAATTCGAATCAGGATGCGTGGCGAACTTCACGGCTTCGCGCGTATCCACCGAGCGGGTGCGCAAGCTGCGCTTCTTCGAGCCGCGCCAATACGTCTCCATCGACTACGCTCGCCGCGAACTGCTCGTCATCCGTATCGACGACCAGCCCTCCGCCGAGGTTCCACCCCAGCTTGCCGCCGCGGCCGTTGAGTATCTCGCCACCGGCCGTTTCGATACCGCGATGCTCCAGCAGCTCTTCTTCTCCGGCCAGATTCCCGCTCCGCTGCTTGCGCAATTCGGTGAGGCGAAGGGCGATCCGGAGAAGATTCGTGCCTTCGCCAAGTCTCTCGCTGAGCCGCCCGCTGCATCTGGCCCCGCTCCGGGCTTGTCATTCGCGAAGCCGGAAGTCACGCCCGGCGAACCGCTGCGGCTCGAGATTGAGTCATTCCTCGACTCCGTCCGCACCCGCCGTGAACCCCGCGTCACCGCCCGACAAGGCCGCTCCGCCCTTGCTCTCGCCCTCGAGATCCAGAACACCATGGCCGCGCACGCCCATCGCGCCGGACTCGCCGACTTCTACTTCCCCGCATAG
- the folK gene encoding 2-amino-4-hydroxy-6-hydroxymethyldihydropteridine diphosphokinase — MQIAYIGMGGNIPSTAGPAEATLVAAVQRLGSLGRIVAASSLYSTEPVGYADQPRFVNAVVAIETGLSARQVLESLLCIERAFGRDRSAGIKDGPRTLDLDLLLLGDEVVHESGLELPHPRIAERAFVLAPLAEIAPDLVIVTQGKSVKELLQRLTSDKTRNAVLPLHSDQWRAGGSGDIGARADARHADD; from the coding sequence ATGCAGATCGCTTACATCGGCATGGGCGGGAATATTCCCAGCACGGCGGGGCCAGCGGAGGCGACGCTGGTCGCGGCCGTGCAGCGGCTTGGGTCGCTGGGCCGGATCGTCGCCGCTTCGTCGTTGTATTCGACGGAGCCGGTGGGGTATGCCGATCAGCCGCGCTTTGTGAATGCGGTGGTGGCGATTGAGACGGGATTGAGCGCGCGGCAGGTGCTTGAGTCGCTGCTGTGCATTGAGCGCGCATTCGGACGCGACCGGTCGGCCGGAATCAAGGACGGGCCGCGCACGCTCGACCTGGATCTGCTGCTGCTTGGCGACGAGGTGGTGCATGAGAGTGGACTCGAGCTTCCACACCCTCGTATTGCCGAACGCGCATTTGTGCTGGCGCCGCTCGCGGAGATTGCGCCGGACCTGGTGATCGTCACGCAGGGCAAAAGCGTGAAAGAATTACTGCAGCGTTTGACAAGTGATAAGACGCGCAATGCGGTCCTTCCTCTCCATAGTGATCAGTGGCGTGCTGGCGGTAGCGGCGACATCGGCGCGCGCGCAGATGCGCGTCACGCTGACGATTGA
- a CDS encoding TonB-dependent receptor, producing the protein MRSFLSIVISGVLAVAATSARAQMRVTLTIEDRFGAAVAGAQVEDGSGRRLGTSDAQGGAVFDCKTPCRFIVKASGFSAASEVIAEDMPANAAHTMTVQLDPAGATEQVTVTAYRAPMGELESPAITRQLAQAELQSTATVTMDDKLRQLPGVELFRRSSSLVANPSSQGISLRGLGSTSASRTLVTEDDVPLNDPVGGWIHWEEQPELALSQVELLRGGASDLYGSSAIGGVVSFHVAEPKTNALEVRSSYGGQNTYAQSMLAQGRRGPWGAEFAGTLVGTDGYIQEAPWQRGPVDVNSNVHARTGLALVEHAKGPLRLFARAGGFDEDRHNGTPYQINHTRLWRYALGGDWNGPRQGTLVVRGYGSTERYYQTFSSISNEPTAENPDCSYRCGEKPTKISNIPDNEIGASAHWTQPLGAGLLLLAGSDVHDVRVWDEEQTLATGSVVKVDVHQRDPALYGELMWVRNGWTVVGSARVDWFQNYDVEQLVQTGSGWTPAPKQPPSFSETVFDPRLGVTRKIGEHWAVSASGFRAFRAPTPSELYRSTQVGNQLTKANPSLQSERATGWEVGVATQREWGTVRTSWFDTQINRPISAVTVNPNSSPILLQRENLGQIESRGVSIDAELAPLRWLAVDGGYQYAHATVTKGPQDVGNWIPNVPHNMATVNLRASQPRLGTLSLQSRLSGRQYDNDANTFMLHGYFRMDAYGSHEFGRWLEVFAAGENLFDRNIEVAKTPTTTLARSRVARAGVNIRLGHERK; encoded by the coding sequence ATGCGGTCCTTCCTCTCCATAGTGATCAGTGGCGTGCTGGCGGTAGCGGCGACATCGGCGCGCGCGCAGATGCGCGTCACGCTGACGATTGAAGATCGTTTCGGCGCGGCGGTTGCGGGCGCGCAAGTTGAGGATGGTTCCGGCCGCAGGCTGGGCACCAGCGATGCGCAAGGGGGCGCGGTTTTTGATTGCAAGACGCCCTGCAGATTCATCGTCAAGGCTTCCGGGTTTAGCGCTGCCTCCGAAGTAATCGCAGAGGACATGCCGGCGAACGCAGCGCACACGATGACGGTGCAGCTTGATCCTGCCGGTGCTACGGAGCAGGTCACGGTGACGGCCTACCGTGCTCCGATGGGAGAACTGGAGAGCCCGGCCATTACGCGGCAGCTTGCGCAAGCGGAGTTGCAGAGCACGGCAACCGTGACGATGGACGACAAGCTGCGCCAGTTGCCGGGCGTCGAGCTGTTCCGGCGGTCGAGCTCGCTGGTGGCGAATCCGTCGTCGCAGGGCATCAGCCTGCGCGGTCTGGGATCTACGTCTGCCAGCCGCACGCTGGTGACTGAAGACGACGTTCCGCTCAATGATCCTGTGGGCGGATGGATCCATTGGGAGGAGCAGCCGGAGCTTGCGCTCAGCCAGGTGGAACTGCTGCGTGGCGGCGCCAGCGACTTGTATGGATCGAGTGCGATCGGCGGCGTGGTGAGCTTCCATGTCGCAGAGCCCAAGACGAATGCGCTCGAGGTGCGGTCGAGCTATGGCGGACAGAATACTTACGCGCAGAGCATGCTTGCGCAGGGGCGGCGCGGCCCCTGGGGCGCGGAGTTTGCCGGTACGCTGGTGGGCACCGATGGCTACATCCAGGAGGCTCCGTGGCAGCGTGGGCCCGTTGATGTGAACTCGAATGTGCACGCGCGGACGGGGCTGGCCCTGGTGGAGCACGCGAAAGGGCCTCTGCGGTTGTTCGCGCGCGCGGGCGGCTTCGATGAAGATCGTCACAACGGCACTCCCTACCAGATCAACCACACGCGCCTGTGGCGTTACGCTCTGGGCGGCGACTGGAACGGGCCGCGCCAGGGCACGCTTGTGGTGCGCGGCTACGGCTCTACGGAGCGCTACTACCAGACGTTCTCATCCATCTCCAATGAGCCGACTGCGGAGAATCCCGACTGCTCGTATCGCTGCGGTGAGAAGCCGACGAAGATCTCGAATATTCCCGACAACGAGATTGGCGCATCGGCGCACTGGACGCAGCCGCTGGGCGCGGGATTGCTGCTGCTCGCGGGCAGCGATGTGCACGACGTGCGTGTGTGGGATGAGGAGCAGACTCTGGCCACGGGTTCAGTGGTAAAGGTGGATGTGCACCAGCGGGACCCCGCTCTCTACGGGGAACTGATGTGGGTGCGCAACGGATGGACGGTAGTGGGCTCGGCGCGGGTGGATTGGTTCCAGAACTACGATGTGGAGCAACTGGTGCAGACCGGCAGCGGCTGGACGCCGGCTCCGAAGCAGCCGCCGAGCTTCAGCGAGACGGTGTTCGACCCAAGGCTGGGCGTGACGCGCAAAATTGGCGAACACTGGGCAGTATCGGCATCGGGTTTCCGCGCATTCCGCGCGCCTACCCCGAGTGAGCTGTATCGCTCAACGCAGGTCGGCAATCAGCTTACGAAGGCGAATCCATCGCTGCAAAGCGAGCGTGCAACGGGCTGGGAAGTTGGCGTTGCCACGCAGCGCGAATGGGGTACGGTGCGGACAAGCTGGTTCGACACCCAGATCAACCGGCCCATCTCGGCAGTGACGGTGAATCCGAACTCCTCGCCGATTCTGCTGCAGCGAGAGAATCTCGGCCAGATTGAAAGCCGCGGCGTGTCGATCGATGCGGAGTTGGCTCCGCTGCGCTGGCTCGCGGTAGATGGTGGCTATCAGTACGCGCACGCCACGGTGACGAAGGGGCCGCAGGATGTGGGCAACTGGATTCCCAATGTGCCTCACAATATGGCCACGGTGAACCTGCGGGCGTCTCAGCCGCGGCTCGGAACATTGAGCCTGCAGAGCCGCTTGAGCGGACGGCAGTATGACAACGACGCGAACACGTTCATGCTGCACGGATACTTCCGCATGGATGCGTACGGCTCGCACGAGTTCGGCAGGTGGCTGGAGGTTTTCGCCGCGGGCGAGAACCTGTTCGATCGGAACATCGAAGTGGCGAAGACTCCGACGACGACGCTGGCGCGATCGCGTGTGGCGCGGGCGGGCGTGAACATTCGGCTGGGGCACGAGCGGAAGTAG
- a CDS encoding ester cyclase, which translates to MHNVTTQDSPESKKAVFRKLVDMYAAGDVSALDQVVAPNYVGHPSAGDRDLEGLRQSILYFHNLFIYTQDSFHIEDQLVDGEKVVTRMTAHVQIRETGEPVTLLGINIARIVDGKLVEEWNTWEQTKATERLKPSTLSA; encoded by the coding sequence ATGCACAACGTAACAACGCAAGATTCTCCGGAATCCAAAAAAGCGGTCTTCCGAAAACTAGTGGATATGTATGCCGCCGGAGACGTTTCGGCGCTGGATCAAGTCGTTGCGCCCAATTATGTCGGGCACCCGTCAGCGGGTGACCGCGATCTGGAGGGGCTCCGTCAAAGCATCCTCTACTTCCACAACCTCTTTATCTATACCCAGGACTCCTTTCACATTGAGGATCAGCTGGTCGACGGCGAGAAGGTTGTCACCCGTATGACCGCCCATGTCCAGATACGAGAGACCGGCGAACCCGTCACGCTGCTGGGTATCAACATCGCTCGCATTGTGGACGGCAAACTGGTGGAAGAATGGAACACCTGGGAACAAACGAAAGCAACCGAAAGACTGAAACCCTCCACACTGAGTGCCTGA
- a CDS encoding superinfection immunity protein, giving the protein MLHLLVLIALYFLPTLVANGRHLPERSGIFFLNLFLGWTGIGWIIALIWALTAPSPYAYYVYPPYPPRRW; this is encoded by the coding sequence ATGCTCCACCTGCTGGTTCTCATCGCCCTCTACTTCCTTCCCACTCTCGTCGCCAACGGCCGTCACCTGCCCGAACGCTCCGGGATCTTCTTCCTCAATCTCTTCCTCGGCTGGACCGGCATCGGCTGGATCATCGCGCTCATCTGGGCCCTCACAGCGCCCTCGCCGTATGCCTACTATGTGTACCCCCCGTATCCACCCCGCCGCTGGTAG
- a CDS encoding RNA polymerase sigma factor: MEEAQDPMMAAAEIVRGAGEEALLLDFRSGSEEAFEALFRGYQREVYGWILRIVRDVGVAEDLTIETFFRIHRAHARFEPERGFGPWARRIATHAALDWLRRQRPEHAMPDEFFAGVPGPGEADPLVTGEIRREVELALRRLPPKLRMAAVLSVIEERPHKEIADALGVTVAAVKLRVFRAMRKLRSELEQKGIKP; this comes from the coding sequence TTGGAAGAGGCGCAGGATCCGATGATGGCGGCAGCGGAGATCGTCAGGGGCGCGGGTGAAGAGGCCCTGCTGCTCGATTTCCGCTCCGGAAGCGAAGAGGCCTTCGAGGCGCTATTCCGCGGTTATCAGCGGGAAGTGTACGGGTGGATACTGCGGATCGTTCGCGATGTTGGCGTAGCCGAAGACCTGACCATCGAGACATTCTTCCGGATTCATCGGGCCCATGCGCGATTTGAGCCGGAACGGGGGTTCGGGCCCTGGGCAAGGCGGATCGCAACGCATGCAGCGTTGGACTGGTTGAGAAGGCAGCGGCCGGAGCACGCAATGCCGGATGAGTTCTTTGCCGGAGTGCCCGGGCCCGGCGAGGCCGATCCGCTGGTGACGGGGGAGATCCGGCGCGAGGTGGAACTGGCACTGCGGAGATTGCCGCCGAAGTTACGGATGGCGGCCGTGCTCTCTGTGATTGAAGAGCGGCCGCACAAGGAGATTGCCGATGCGCTGGGGGTAACGGTGGCGGCAGTGAAGCTGCGCGTGTTCAGGGCCATGCGGAAGCTGAGAAGCGAGTTGGAGCAGAAGGGGATCAAGCCATGA
- a CDS encoding glycoside hydrolase family 3 C-terminal domain-containing protein, with protein sequence MRKIASLAVAAALLLTGVSSLAAQDADKPGYLDTTLTPEQRAADLVKRMTLEEKATQLVNQARAIPRLKVPAYDWWSESLHGVAVKDVTEFPEPVGLASTFDTDAIHHMGEIISTEARIKHVQALKKNGGSSNIFEGLDFWAPNINIFRDPRWGRGQETYGEDPFLTGRMGVAFVTGMQGDDPKYYRVIATPKHYAVHSGPEPTRHFADVDVSKHDQMDTYLPAFRAAITEGKAGSIMCSYNSINGQPGCASQFQLVDQLRNKWGFQGYVVSDCGAVIDIFNGHHYRPTQAQASAISLIRGMDNECADFGKVSDNHDYKPYIDAVQQGYLPESDVDTALIRLFTARMKLGMFDPPETVPYTKIDEKLLESTEHRNYARKVAEESMVLLKNDGVLPLKPEVKNIAVVGPLADQTKVLLGNYNGTPSHIVSLLDGLKAEFPNAKITYAPGTQFLRPEDTLMPANLLTTPDGKPGLKAEYGEGMGFETKPKPITDRVESNVNLTESSIPAEAKSKDSFSVQWTGFITATETGDYVIGINADGFAAVRVNDKPVAQGWGAGLHTGRIHLIKGEKAALSVTYGHQKEGKFLARLIWNKYDPTPSPAAVEAARKADVVIAAVGITSDLEGEEMPVSEPGFLGGDRTSIDMPQPEEDLVQAVAKAGKPLVVVLMNGSALAVNWEKEHANAILEAWYSGEEGGSAIAATLSGKNNPAGRLPVTFYTGVDQLPHFEDYSMSNRTYRYFHGKPLYPFGYGLSYTTFAYKDLTIPADLKAGEPLSADVTVTNTGKLAGDEVAQLYLTFPSVPGAPIRALRAFKRVHLEAGESQKVHFDLKPRDLGMVSEAGDPLVSAGEYTVTIGGGQPGTDAPNATAKLKINGSLSLPE encoded by the coding sequence ATGAGAAAGATTGCAAGCCTTGCCGTCGCGGCGGCCCTGCTGCTCACCGGCGTTTCCAGTCTCGCCGCGCAGGACGCCGATAAGCCCGGATATCTCGACACCACCCTCACGCCCGAGCAGCGCGCCGCCGACCTGGTCAAGCGCATGACCCTCGAAGAGAAAGCCACGCAGCTCGTCAATCAGGCCCGCGCCATTCCGCGCCTGAAAGTCCCCGCCTACGACTGGTGGAGCGAGTCCCTCCACGGCGTCGCCGTCAAAGACGTCACCGAGTTCCCCGAGCCCGTCGGCCTGGCCTCCACCTTCGACACTGACGCCATCCACCACATGGGCGAGATCATCAGCACTGAAGCCCGCATCAAGCACGTGCAGGCCCTTAAGAAGAACGGCGGTTCCAGCAACATCTTCGAGGGCCTCGACTTCTGGGCGCCCAACATCAACATCTTCCGCGATCCCCGCTGGGGCCGCGGCCAGGAAACCTACGGCGAAGACCCCTTCCTCACCGGCCGCATGGGCGTAGCCTTCGTCACCGGTATGCAAGGCGACGATCCGAAGTACTATCGCGTCATCGCCACCCCCAAGCACTACGCCGTGCACTCCGGCCCTGAGCCCACCCGCCACTTTGCTGACGTCGACGTCAGCAAGCACGACCAGATGGACACTTACCTGCCCGCCTTCCGCGCCGCCATCACCGAGGGCAAGGCCGGCTCCATCATGTGCTCTTACAACTCCATCAACGGCCAGCCGGGCTGCGCCAGCCAGTTCCAGCTCGTCGACCAGCTCCGCAACAAGTGGGGATTCCAGGGCTACGTCGTCTCCGACTGCGGCGCCGTCATCGACATCTTCAACGGCCACCACTACCGCCCCACCCAGGCGCAGGCCTCCGCTATCTCCCTCATCCGCGGCATGGACAACGAATGCGCCGACTTCGGCAAGGTCAGCGACAACCACGATTACAAGCCCTACATCGATGCCGTGCAGCAGGGCTACCTGCCTGAGTCGGACGTCGATACGGCTCTCATCCGCCTCTTCACCGCCCGCATGAAGCTCGGCATGTTCGATCCGCCGGAGACGGTGCCCTACACCAAGATCGACGAGAAGCTGCTCGAAAGCACCGAACACCGCAACTACGCCCGCAAGGTCGCGGAAGAATCCATGGTGCTGCTCAAGAACGACGGAGTGCTTCCGCTCAAGCCCGAGGTGAAGAACATCGCCGTAGTCGGCCCACTCGCCGACCAGACCAAGGTCCTGCTCGGCAACTACAACGGCACGCCCAGCCACATCGTGAGCCTGCTTGATGGCCTCAAGGCCGAATTCCCCAACGCCAAAATCACCTACGCTCCCGGCACGCAGTTCCTTCGCCCTGAAGACACGCTGATGCCCGCAAATCTGCTCACCACGCCCGACGGCAAGCCCGGCCTCAAAGCCGAGTACGGCGAGGGCATGGGCTTCGAGACCAAGCCCAAGCCCATCACCGACCGTGTGGAATCAAACGTCAACCTCACGGAGAGCAGCATCCCGGCCGAGGCCAAGAGCAAGGATTCATTCTCCGTGCAGTGGACCGGTTTCATCACGGCTACGGAAACCGGCGACTACGTCATCGGCATCAACGCCGACGGCTTCGCGGCCGTGCGCGTCAATGACAAGCCGGTCGCGCAGGGCTGGGGCGCCGGCCTCCACACCGGGCGCATTCACCTCATCAAGGGTGAGAAGGCGGCCCTGAGCGTCACCTATGGCCACCAGAAAGAGGGCAAGTTCCTCGCCCGCCTCATCTGGAACAAGTACGACCCCACCCCCTCCCCCGCCGCAGTCGAGGCTGCCCGCAAGGCTGACGTGGTAATCGCCGCCGTCGGCATCACAAGCGATCTCGAAGGCGAAGAGATGCCCGTCAGCGAGCCCGGCTTCCTCGGCGGCGACCGCACGAGCATCGACATGCCTCAGCCCGAAGAAGACCTCGTCCAGGCCGTCGCCAAAGCCGGCAAGCCGCTCGTCGTTGTCCTCATGAACGGCAGCGCCCTCGCCGTCAATTGGGAGAAGGAGCACGCCAACGCCATCCTCGAAGCATGGTACTCCGGGGAAGAGGGCGGCTCGGCTATCGCTGCCACGCTGAGCGGTAAGAACAACCCGGCCGGACGCCTGCCCGTCACCTTCTACACCGGCGTGGACCAGTTGCCGCACTTCGAAGACTATTCGATGTCCAACCGCACCTACCGCTACTTCCACGGCAAGCCGCTTTATCCGTTCGGCTACGGCCTGAGCTACACCACCTTCGCCTACAAGGACCTCACCATCCCCGCCGATCTCAAGGCCGGCGAGCCGCTTTCGGCTGACGTCACCGTCACCAACACCGGCAAACTGGCCGGCGATGAAGTGGCCCAGCTCTACCTCACCTTCCCGAGCGTGCCCGGAGCACCCATCCGCGCCCTGCGCGCCTTCAAGCGCGTCCACCTCGAAGCCGGCGAATCGCAGAAGGTGCACTTCGATCTGAAGCCTCGCGACCTCGGCATGGTATCCGAAGCCGGCGACCCCCTGGTCAGCGCCGGCGAGTACACCGTAACCATCGGCGGCGGCCAGCCCGGCACCGACGCCCCCAACGCCACAGCCAAGCTCAAAATCAACGGCAGCCTCAGCCTGCCGGAGTAA
- the tgt gene encoding tRNA guanosine(34) transglycosylase Tgt, whose product MALALDLLHTIDAGGRRAQLHLPHQTVETPVFMPVGTAGTVKAVPQDTLESLGAQIILGNTYHLYLRPGHEAIRRMGGLHKFISWPRAMLTDSGGFQVFSLSELRKVTDEGVKFRSHLDGSSHFFTPEHSMDVQIALGADIAMAFDECTEYPADRARAEESLRLTMAWARRSLDHFRAHQHEVPWAADFAGRSQSLFGIVQGGMYRDLRKQSAEQLMEMDFDGYAIGGLSVGEPRDLTLEMIAEVLPMLPKDKPRYVMGVGYPDEIEQYARMGVDMMDCVLPTRAARHGLLFTSEGRLTIKNKKFAEDQGPPDPNCDCMVCRRYTRAYLRHLMQAGEALSATLNTIHNLAYYLGIMQKVRASLEKPQQA is encoded by the coding sequence GTGGCACTTGCTCTCGATCTTCTTCACACCATTGACGCCGGCGGACGCCGCGCACAACTACATCTTCCCCACCAGACAGTCGAAACGCCGGTGTTCATGCCGGTCGGCACAGCGGGCACGGTAAAGGCTGTTCCGCAGGACACGCTCGAATCGCTGGGCGCGCAAATCATCCTGGGGAACACCTATCACCTTTATCTGCGCCCGGGGCATGAGGCAATCCGCCGCATGGGCGGCCTGCACAAGTTCATCAGTTGGCCGCGCGCCATGCTGACGGACTCAGGCGGATTTCAGGTTTTTTCTCTCAGCGAATTGCGCAAGGTGACGGACGAGGGCGTGAAGTTCCGCTCGCATCTCGACGGAAGTTCGCATTTCTTTACTCCTGAGCACTCGATGGACGTGCAGATTGCGCTGGGCGCAGATATTGCCATGGCCTTCGATGAGTGCACGGAGTATCCCGCCGATCGAGCGCGCGCCGAAGAGAGCCTGCGGCTGACGATGGCGTGGGCGCGCCGTTCACTTGATCACTTTCGCGCGCATCAGCACGAGGTTCCGTGGGCCGCTGATTTCGCGGGCCGCAGCCAGTCGCTCTTTGGCATTGTGCAGGGTGGCATGTATCGCGACCTGCGCAAACAAAGCGCCGAGCAGTTGATGGAGATGGACTTCGACGGATACGCGATCGGCGGCCTTAGCGTAGGCGAACCGCGCGATCTCACGCTTGAGATGATCGCGGAAGTGCTGCCCATGCTGCCTAAGGACAAGCCGCGATACGTGATGGGCGTGGGCTACCCCGACGAGATCGAGCAGTACGCGCGCATGGGCGTGGACATGATGGATTGCGTGCTGCCCACCCGTGCCGCGCGGCACGGGTTGCTGTTCACCAGCGAAGGCCGGCTGACAATCAAGAACAAGAAATTCGCAGAAGACCAGGGACCGCCAGATCCCAACTGCGACTGCATGGTGTGCCGCCGCTACACGCGCGCATATCTGCGCCACCTGATGCAGGCGGGCGAAGCGTTGTCAGCTACGCTGAATACGATTCACAATCTTGCCTATTATCTGGGGATCATGCAGAAGGTAAGGGCTTCGCTGGAGAAACCGCAGCAAGCCTGA